A single window of Ammospiza caudacuta isolate bAmmCau1 chromosome Z, bAmmCau1.pri, whole genome shotgun sequence DNA harbors:
- the CARTPT gene encoding cocaine- and amphetamine-regulated transcript protein, translating into MESCRALALCAVAAALLLSARGHGSTPPRRVRDLGPPGGGGASREKELIEALQEVLEKLKSKRGPHYEKKFGQVPMCDAGEQCAVRKGARIGKLCDCPRGTSCNSFLLKCL; encoded by the exons ATGGAGAGCTGCCGGGCGCTGGCGCTGTGCGCCGTGGCGGCCGCGCTGCTGCTGAGCGCCCGCGGGCACGGATCGACCCCGCCGCGCCGCGTCCGCGACCTGGGAccgcccggcggcggcggcgcctccCGGGAGAAGGAGCTG ATCGAGGCgctgcaggaggtgctggagaaGCTCAAGAGCAAGAGGGGACCGCACTACGAGAAGAAGTTCGGGCAGGTGCCCATG TGCGACGCCGGGGAGCAGTGCGCCGTGAGGAAGGGGGCTCGCATCGGGAAGCTCTGCGACTGCCCCCGGGGGACGTCGTGCAATTCCTTCCTCCTCAAGTGCCTGTAA